The sequence CCTGGCCGATTTCGACGATGGGGTGATCGACCAGCTGACGAACGTCGCGACGCTTCCCGGAATCGTCGGGTACGCCTGCTGCATGCCCGACGGCCACTGGGGATACGGTTTCCCCATCGGAGGACTCGCGGCGATGGACACCGCGGAAGGCGTGATCTCCCCCGGCGGGATCGGGTTCGATGTCAACTGCGGAATGCGGCTTTGCCTCACCAGTCTTTCCCATGATGAAATCCGGCCGCGCCTGCGCGAGCTCGTTGACAAGCTCTACGATCGCGTCCCGGCGGGCGTCGGCGCCACGGGATTCGTGCGACTGTCGCGGGACGAGTTCCGCGAAGCCGTGGAACAGGGCGCCCGTTGGTGCGTGAAGAACGGGTACGCCTGGGAGGAAGACCTCGAGCGCACGGAGGAGGGAGGATGCATCCCCGGAGCCGATGCTGGCAAGGTCAGCGAGAAAGCGGTCGACCGCGGCCACAAGCAGATCGGCACCCTCGGGTCCGGCAACCACTACCTCGAGATCCAGGTCGCCCGCCCGGAGAACATCTTCGACGACGGGCTCGCCCGGAGCTTCGGGATCGTCGCGCCGGACCAGGTCGTCGTTATGTTCCACTGCGGGAGCCGCGGGTTCGGCCACCAGGTGGCGACGGACTACCTCCAGGTCTTCCTCCGGGTGATGGAACGGGATTACGGGATCAAGATCCCCGACAGGGAGCTCGCGTGCGCCCCTTTCCGATCTCCTGAAGGGCAGGATTATTTCGCCGCCATGAAATGCGCCATCAACATGTCTTTCGTCAACCGCCAGGTCATACTGCACAGGATCCGTGAGGTCTTCTCGGAAGTCTTCGGGAAGGACCCCAGGGACCTCGGCCTCCACCAGGTATATGACGTCGCCCACAACACGGCGAAGATCGAGAAACACGATGTGGGGGGCGAGTCACGCGAGCTCCTCGTCCACAGGAAGGGGGCGACCCGGGCTTTCGGCCCCGGCATGGAGGGCCTTCCCGAGGTCTATCGCCTCACGGGCCAGCCGGTGATCATAGGCGGAAGCATGGAAACGGGGTCCTACCTGCTCGCCGGGGTGAAAGGGGCCGGCCATACCTTCTTCACGACGGCCCACGGCAGCGGCCGCACGATGAGCAGGACGGCCGCGAAGAAGCGGTGGCACGGGCGGAAGCTCCAGGCGGACATGGAGTCGAGAGGGATCTACGTCCGGACCGCCACGTGGTCCGGTCTCGCCGAGGAAGCGGGTCCCGCCTACAAGGACATCGACCAGGTGATCGAGGCTACGGAGCTCGCAGGAATCAGCCGGCGCGTGGCGAAACTACTGCCCGTCGGTAACGTGAAGGGGTAACCCATTGGGTGCGCCGGAAGCGAGGACCCCGATCGGTCTTATCGCCGGGTCCCTGGGGAGCGGGAAGACTACCCTGGTCCGGAAGGTGCTGGATCAGGCGGACCGCCGGTACGCCGTATTGATGAACGAGTTCGGCGAACTCCCCATCGACAGCGAGGTGATCCGGGGGAAGAACGTGGAGATCGCCGAGCTCGTCGGCGGCTGCGTCTGCTGCTCGCTGACCGGGGAGCTCGAAGCGGCTGTGGAGGAGATCCTCGACCGGGTCCACCCCGAATACATCATTCTCGAAGCGACGGGGATCGCGGAGGCTGATGCCCTCGTCTACGAGGTCGAGGAGAGGATATCCCGCGTTCGGCTCGACAGCGTCGTGTGCATCGTGGACGCGGACATGAGCATCCGATTCCCTTCCGTCGGTTACGCCGGCCGTTCCCAGCTCCGGGCGGCCGATATCGTGCTGATCAACAAGATCGACCTCGTGACCGAAGCGGATATAGAGAAGGTTGTCGCCCAGGTCCGTGTATTCAACCCGGACGCCGCCGTCCTGAAGACCGTGCGGTGCGGCGCCGATGTATGCGTCCTGTTCGGGCTTGCGATCGAGGATCGTGCCCTGAGCGTCCCGGTGCGTGGCGAAGGAGTCTTCGGCTCGTTCTCCTACACCGCCGACTCGCCCCTCGACGAGTTGCGGTTCCGGGAGGCCGTGGAGCTTTTCCCGCCCTCCGTCTTCCGGGCGAAGGGTTTCGTCCATTTCCGCGGCGGGAGCTTCCTGTTCAACTACGTGGCGGGGCGCGCCGAATTCGAGGAGTTCCCGGCGGAGGGGACGCGGATAGTCTTCATAGGCCCGAATGTGGAGGACGACCGGAAAACGATCGAGGGAATGCTCCGGGGCTGCGAGGCCTGACACGCCGTACCGCTACCTTGAGAACATCGCCATCGCGGACGTGGCATTCGAAGCGTGGGGCGCCACGCCGGAGGAGACGTTCGTCTCCGCGGGCGATGCGACCATGAACGTGATGGTGGATGCGCTGGAGACGATCGCACCCCTGGAAGTCCGCCGCATAGCCCTCTCATCAGGCGCCCTCGACCTGCTTCTTTTCGAACTCCTACAGGAGTTGATCTACTACAAGGACGCCGAACAACTCCTTCTGCGCCTCCACTCACTCCGAATCGAAGACATGGGGGGATCGTACCGCCTCCTTGCGGAAGCGCGCGGCGAGAAGATCGATCGCGATAGGCACCCTCTGAACGTGGACGTCAAAGCCGTCACCTTGCACCGTTTCGCCGTGGAGAGGACCGCGACGGGCTGGCGCGCCTCCGTCATACTCGACATCTGACGCCTGTATTTGCCATTGTATTCGCCCCTTGACGGTCTTGCGCCGTATCGGGTAATCTGCATTCTCCGTTGAGGAGTGGTGAAATGGCATCACACCTGGCTCTGGACCAGGTTTTCCAGGTTCGAGTCCTGGC is a genomic window of Deltaproteobacteria bacterium containing:
- a CDS encoding RtcB family protein; the protein is MAIFKDIHRISDTIWEIPVTFKEGMRVPGRILATEKLLADFDDGVIDQLTNVATLPGIVGYACCMPDGHWGYGFPIGGLAAMDTAEGVISPGGIGFDVNCGMRLCLTSLSHDEIRPRLRELVDKLYDRVPAGVGATGFVRLSRDEFREAVEQGARWCVKNGYAWEEDLERTEEGGCIPGADAGKVSEKAVDRGHKQIGTLGSGNHYLEIQVARPENIFDDGLARSFGIVAPDQVVVMFHCGSRGFGHQVATDYLQVFLRVMERDYGIKIPDRELACAPFRSPEGQDYFAAMKCAINMSFVNRQVILHRIREVFSEVFGKDPRDLGLHQVYDVAHNTAKIEKHDVGGESRELLVHRKGATRAFGPGMEGLPEVYRLTGQPVIIGGSMETGSYLLAGVKGAGHTFFTTAHGSGRTMSRTAAKKRWHGRKLQADMESRGIYVRTATWSGLAEEAGPAYKDIDQVIEATELAGISRRVAKLLPVGNVKG
- a CDS encoding GTP-binding protein, producing the protein MGAPEARTPIGLIAGSLGSGKTTLVRKVLDQADRRYAVLMNEFGELPIDSEVIRGKNVEIAELVGGCVCCSLTGELEAAVEEILDRVHPEYIILEATGIAEADALVYEVEERISRVRLDSVVCIVDADMSIRFPSVGYAGRSQLRAADIVLINKIDLVTEADIEKVVAQVRVFNPDAAVLKTVRCGADVCVLFGLAIEDRALSVPVRGEGVFGSFSYTADSPLDELRFREAVELFPPSVFRAKGFVHFRGGSFLFNYVAGRAEFEEFPAEGTRIVFIGPNVEDDRKTIEGMLRGCEA
- a CDS encoding archease, which gives rise to MWRTTGKRSRECSGAARPDTPYRYLENIAIADVAFEAWGATPEETFVSAGDATMNVMVDALETIAPLEVRRIALSSGALDLLLFELLQELIYYKDAEQLLLRLHSLRIEDMGGSYRLLAEARGEKIDRDRHPLNVDVKAVTLHRFAVERTATGWRASVILDI